A single genomic interval of candidate division KSB1 bacterium harbors:
- a CDS encoding tetratricopeptide repeat protein, whose translation MKSTNMRSKKKQHRKQKHRTSSKASYNKPNEKTTVFSNDVIMYLFTLLLAVIYFAYSNVSDGMYQDDEAAHFISMKNFWYDPSSILGNWPKTGYKLVYAIPSLFGETFVKVVNCLVAAFTSFFCYKIVKQLNGKFAILAFVLLASQPMWVQLSFRNYSEIISAFLLVLALYMHFKNKSVWAVLLLSYACLIRQEFYILLAAYGVYLLFNKQFRAILIGSIPPVFYNIWGGIATGDYLYLIHQIFETSSTYGDAYPRQGIDHYPLVSEIIYGVTVLTLLITYIASKVITWKKINLYIFLPAAIFYLLHCLFNSKSLNFGPSNAGNHRYLIVIAPLLAVMGALALDEIKKMPKRNLLLIFLIPFLFIIGYFWSYEPKGIHIGDIRNWVPLVIGSFSTLFILLPIKNNTIITVVFMFLPVISVSKSIKPIRKTPENVTLEKVVTWYERQVKSNNKTQYEIDENTQVFSQHALFLYYQGKTKYDFNKVLLPVKHEYVDTADVGSLIIWDSHYSYRPKLRETSIPDQYFLNRPLEYRLINQFLSTDRRFNVKAFLKVSESDKQFEEGLAKFNSKKYDEAISYFNASINKNPQNYVSYFYLGSCYQIQKNYDRALTYYNKSIEINNSFPKVSLYRGNLYSITNRNDLALNDLNTYVMLKPEDANGYMNRGSIFFNLKKYENAFNDYSLVVRLAPYYAQGYYKAGLSQIKLNQKQNACSNFESAKKLGYKLAENAIKQYCN comes from the coding sequence GTGAAAAGCACTAACATGAGAAGTAAAAAGAAACAACATAGAAAACAAAAGCATAGAACGTCCTCCAAGGCATCCTACAATAAGCCTAACGAAAAAACAACGGTTTTTTCAAATGATGTAATTATGTATTTATTTACGTTGCTTCTTGCGGTAATCTATTTCGCATACTCGAATGTTTCCGATGGCATGTACCAGGATGATGAGGCAGCTCATTTTATTTCCATGAAGAATTTTTGGTATGACCCATCAAGCATATTAGGAAACTGGCCTAAAACAGGTTATAAATTGGTTTATGCAATTCCATCTCTTTTTGGTGAAACTTTTGTAAAAGTTGTTAATTGTTTAGTTGCCGCCTTTACTTCTTTTTTTTGTTATAAGATAGTAAAACAACTCAACGGGAAATTTGCCATTCTTGCTTTTGTATTACTGGCAAGCCAACCTATGTGGGTACAACTCAGCTTTAGGAATTATTCCGAAATTATTAGCGCATTCTTACTTGTGTTAGCGCTTTACATGCACTTCAAAAATAAATCAGTGTGGGCAGTATTATTATTATCTTACGCTTGCCTAATAAGACAAGAGTTTTACATTCTTTTAGCAGCCTATGGAGTATATTTATTGTTCAATAAACAGTTTAGGGCAATACTGATCGGATCAATACCCCCTGTTTTTTATAATATTTGGGGGGGTATCGCAACAGGTGACTATCTGTATTTAATTCATCAGATTTTTGAAACTTCTAGCACTTATGGGGATGCTTATCCCAGGCAAGGAATAGATCATTACCCGTTGGTATCAGAAATTATTTATGGTGTTACCGTTCTCACACTTTTAATAACTTATATTGCTTCAAAAGTAATAACTTGGAAAAAGATAAACTTGTACATTTTTCTTCCTGCAGCCATTTTTTATTTATTACACTGCCTGTTTAACTCAAAATCGTTGAATTTTGGTCCTTCTAATGCGGGGAATCATCGTTATTTGATTGTTATAGCCCCATTACTAGCTGTAATGGGGGCTCTAGCCTTAGATGAAATAAAAAAGATGCCAAAAAGAAATTTATTATTGATTTTCTTAATCCCGTTTTTATTCATAATTGGCTATTTCTGGTCCTATGAACCAAAGGGAATACATATAGGAGATATAAGAAATTGGGTGCCCCTTGTCATTGGAAGCTTTAGTACTCTATTTATACTATTGCCTATAAAAAATAATACAATCATTACAGTAGTCTTTATGTTCTTACCTGTTATTAGTGTATCAAAAAGTATCAAACCAATTCGAAAAACTCCAGAAAATGTGACCCTAGAAAAAGTAGTTACATGGTACGAACGACAAGTTAAAAGCAATAATAAAACGCAGTACGAAATAGATGAAAATACCCAAGTATTTTCTCAGCATGCTTTGTTTTTATACTACCAAGGCAAAACAAAGTATGATTTTAACAAAGTGCTTCTGCCTGTCAAACATGAATACGTAGATACTGCAGATGTTGGGTCGTTAATTATTTGGGACTCTCACTACTCTTACCGGCCTAAACTGAGAGAAACCAGCATACCGGATCAATATTTCCTTAACCGTCCCCTTGAATACCGTTTAATAAATCAATTTCTATCAACTGACAGAAGGTTTAATGTCAAAGCTTTTTTAAAAGTTAGTGAATCCGATAAGCAATTTGAGGAAGGTTTGGCTAAATTTAATAGTAAAAAATATGATGAAGCTATATCCTATTTTAATGCTTCGATAAACAAGAATCCTCAAAATTACGTCTCATACTTTTATTTAGGTTCATGTTATCAAATTCAAAAAAACTACGATAGGGCACTAACTTATTATAATAAGTCCATAGAAATAAATAATTCCTTTCCAAAAGTATCGTTATACAGAGGGAATTTATATAGCATAACCAACCGCAATGACTTGGCATTAAATGATCTTAATACTTACGTTATGCTTAAACCTGAAGACGCTAATGGATATATGAATAGGGGTAGCATATTCTTCAATTTAAAAAAATATGAAAATGCATTTAATGATTACTCATTAGTAGTTAGACTAGCTCCCTATTACGCCCAGGGTTATTACAAAGCTGGTTTGTCGCAAATTAAGCTGAACCAGAAACAAAATGCGTGTTCAAATTTTGAAAGCGCTAAAAAGCTTGGATACAAGCTAGCTGAAAATGCTATTAAACAATATTGTAATTAA
- a CDS encoding type II toxin-antitoxin system Phd/YefM family antitoxin: MRSINIHEAKTNLSRIAEEVAAGEEVIVVKAVKPKMKLVPIDNIKKKIKLGALKGKIQISKDFDAPLPPNIIDEFYGRNQ, encoded by the coding sequence ATGAGATCGATAAACATCCACGAGGCAAAAACCAACTTATCCAGGATTGCTGAAGAGGTTGCCGCTGGTGAAGAAGTTATTGTGGTAAAAGCAGTTAAACCAAAAATGAAGCTTGTTCCTATTGATAACATCAAAAAAAAGATAAAATTAGGCGCGTTAAAAGGAAAGATCCAAATCAGCAAAGATTTTGACGCCCCTTTACCTCCAAATATTATTGATGAATTTTATGGCCGGAACCAATGA
- a CDS encoding T9SS type A sorting domain-containing protein, producing the protein MNKSIPFLSILIFLPILATIGNTQFINQRLNAFVPDFQVNEDTGTGPQNSSSVALDDSGNFVIVWEEKRNGANNDIYAQRFLKDGTHIGNGFKVNDGGLESEHNSPEISMNRIGNFVIVWKSGGKIFIQRYLYDGTKAGKNLIVNEFNGNHPQVAVDSSGVFIVIWRDYRNTEPDIYGQAYSKDGIAINNNFKINENEGIANPDLAANPKGEFIAIWKDLHDGGVYVQKLSRKGNLNGPNIKITGEDANFFPFRPRIAMDNNGDFIVAWNYLDNIYAQPFFGYGSPIRNTFKVNKINGLFPSKPSQHSISIDNDGRFVIVWSVKGNIYGQAYNKSGIGILGNFKINQDEGNAAQSQPAIPQRNFGSFIISWTDYRNIQDIYVQQFSNDVFVQALGDNFNVNKNQGTLSQNNPEIAVDGSGNFIITWLDYRLDKNFDIYLQRFTETGSPLDGAFLVTDNSTNVISPQGHDVAMDKKGNFVITWQHEEEGKNEIYARFFTFNGALNKTYFKVNDDIGEYNHWQSVVNFFPDGRFVIVWTDTREGHQEIYGQIYDSKALPIGDNFKISNIDSTNLLNQISILQLNNCGNISIVGSDQPAMAINEDGDFVVAWNDYRHTFYDHCTLVNIVIYARLFTNEGDPLGSEIQITKEDYYNNQFNPSVVFKDSIFIVSWYNDLIGTILLQRFNKDGDPLNEEMSFMEDEKDINRGKFPSFSMNVEGDYIIAWPGSRDVYAQRFSFLGIPIGTNFRITNTSTGYQDYPDIVLFNNKIYSTWVDNRTGETGYDIWANILDWDIPVTVRDKHLNQAGSYSLDQNYPNPFNPTTTINYWLKTGSKVKLVVYDINGREIKMLVNQHLPAGNHYINFDASDLSSGVYVYKLKAGSFEQSRKMILLR; encoded by the coding sequence ATGAATAAATCCATTCCTTTTTTATCAATACTCATTTTTTTACCAATTCTAGCTACCATTGGAAACACACAATTTATTAACCAAAGGTTAAATGCATTTGTCCCTGATTTTCAGGTTAATGAAGATACTGGGACTGGTCCGCAGAACTCTTCTTCGGTTGCATTAGATGATTCTGGTAACTTTGTAATTGTTTGGGAAGAAAAACGCAATGGTGCCAACAATGATATATATGCTCAAAGATTTTTAAAAGATGGTACTCACATAGGTAACGGTTTTAAAGTTAATGATGGCGGGTTGGAAAGTGAACATAATAGTCCTGAAATTTCAATGAATAGAATTGGTAATTTTGTGATTGTCTGGAAAAGCGGAGGTAAAATTTTTATTCAGCGCTATTTATATGATGGCACAAAGGCTGGTAAAAATTTGATAGTAAATGAGTTTAATGGTAATCATCCGCAAGTGGCTGTTGACAGCTCAGGCGTTTTTATAGTTATTTGGCGAGATTATAGAAACACTGAGCCCGACATCTATGGCCAGGCATATTCAAAAGATGGAATTGCAATAAATAATAATTTTAAGATAAATGAAAATGAAGGAATCGCCAATCCAGATCTTGCCGCCAATCCAAAAGGAGAATTTATTGCCATTTGGAAAGATTTGCATGATGGAGGGGTTTATGTTCAAAAGTTATCAAGAAAAGGAAATCTAAATGGGCCAAATATTAAAATAACCGGTGAAGATGCAAATTTCTTCCCATTTCGTCCAAGAATAGCGATGGATAATAATGGTGATTTTATTGTTGCCTGGAATTATTTGGATAATATTTATGCCCAGCCTTTTTTTGGATACGGCTCTCCAATAAGAAATACTTTTAAAGTTAACAAAATAAATGGATTATTTCCTTCCAAACCTTCCCAACATTCAATATCAATAGACAATGACGGACGTTTCGTAATTGTATGGAGTGTTAAAGGGAATATTTATGGGCAGGCGTATAATAAATCTGGAATCGGTATTCTAGGCAATTTCAAAATTAATCAAGATGAAGGTAATGCAGCTCAGAGCCAACCGGCAATACCACAGAGGAACTTTGGGAGTTTTATTATTTCATGGACCGATTATCGAAATATTCAAGATATTTATGTACAACAATTTTCTAATGACGTATTCGTACAGGCCCTAGGTGATAATTTTAATGTAAATAAAAATCAAGGGACACTTTCGCAAAATAACCCGGAAATCGCAGTGGACGGTAGTGGGAATTTTATTATAACATGGCTGGATTACCGCCTTGATAAAAATTTTGATATTTATTTGCAAAGATTTACAGAAACAGGATCACCATTAGACGGGGCTTTTCTGGTAACCGACAATTCAACTAATGTTATTAGTCCGCAAGGCCATGATGTTGCAATGGATAAAAAGGGAAATTTTGTTATAACCTGGCAACATGAAGAGGAGGGGAAAAACGAAATTTATGCTCGCTTTTTTACATTTAATGGAGCACTAAACAAAACATATTTCAAAGTGAACGATGACATCGGTGAGTATAATCATTGGCAATCCGTGGTTAATTTTTTTCCTGATGGAAGATTTGTAATTGTTTGGACAGATACACGAGAAGGACATCAAGAAATATACGGGCAAATTTATGATTCAAAAGCGTTACCTATAGGTGATAATTTTAAAATTAGTAATATCGATTCCACCAATCTCCTAAATCAAATATCAATTCTACAGCTAAATAACTGCGGTAATATTAGTATTGTAGGTAGTGATCAACCGGCAATGGCTATTAATGAAGATGGAGATTTCGTAGTTGCCTGGAATGATTATCGCCATACATTTTATGATCATTGTACTCTTGTTAATATAGTTATCTATGCCCGCTTGTTCACAAATGAGGGTGATCCCTTAGGCAGCGAAATCCAAATAACAAAAGAAGATTATTATAATAATCAATTCAATCCATCAGTAGTATTTAAAGATAGTATTTTTATTGTTAGTTGGTATAATGATTTAATAGGTACCATCTTATTACAAAGATTTAATAAAGATGGAGACCCTTTAAACGAAGAAATGAGTTTTATGGAAGATGAAAAGGACATAAATCGTGGTAAGTTTCCAAGTTTTTCTATGAATGTTGAAGGAGATTATATAATTGCATGGCCGGGAAGTAGGGACGTTTATGCTCAACGATTCTCATTTTTAGGCATTCCCATTGGTACTAATTTTCGTATAACCAATACTTCCACAGGTTATCAAGATTATCCGGACATTGTCCTTTTTAATAATAAAATATATAGTACATGGGTGGACAATAGGACCGGTGAAACCGGTTATGATATATGGGCCAATATACTGGATTGGGATATCCCTGTTACCGTTAGAGATAAACATCTAAATCAAGCAGGATCTTATAGTTTAGATCAGAATTATCCCAACCCATTCAATCCGACAACTACTATTAATTATTGGCTTAAGACTGGTAGCAAAGTAAAGCTTGTCGTTTATGATATAAACGGTCGTGAAATAAAAATGCTTGTCAACCAACATCTGCCTGCAGGAAATCATTATATAAATTTTGATGCGTCTGATTTATCAAGCGGTGTTTACGTTTATAAACTTAAAGCAGGTTCATTTGAGCAAAGCCGCAAAATGATATTATTGCGTTAA
- a CDS encoding GWxTD domain-containing protein, whose translation MYKIIKFSLLHTSLAICALMQPQVFISQLYANQDYFTRGLESKKNGDWQGALKIWWSAHYKLDKLGKVDPRIGIAFIELATEMKAQEYYNNASEIYLWGFSKPGMFEFPKTVKEEIDRLSPLLGEEAQATWQQTAKQQSLEICFYLRKFWLEKDSRPATRGNERLIEHWVRIAYARKHFGKNRNGVYGCDARGTIYVKYGQPGKKHKGMLGSSSASELELMRWVANLRARRKIKTEDLNPEYEMWIYNTLGTEEHSVFLFANRFGTGSFGLVEGVESLIPKKQSIYQIMYYAELSLFNPIFRERYFELEEIWNHQQMARERGQPSGHYIRVLRTIFYANKNNDRINPNYKFANLDNSDYEDLFGKIDIITHNIRLLDQKNQPRLAIIALSYPKFKPRKVSARSKKSLEIPDYHLKHALIIRNESLEEIDRVEDLVPKGMDNISVFMVNHLQANNHYSVSSEAIGYYADSIAEGDRFSEEKNRLYAIGKTFFKTRKPLAANLDSLELSDWVLGVNFPSENYKSHLPFPLVPAKQVSKQDPLQVYCEIYHLQKDAGGTAHYTLEFGISKLDKKGRLDNKAEKVSVVYNFDVPDQTRKEHISIDLKKLKPGLYEFFGKVTDKVSGQEKTRKKKITILK comes from the coding sequence ATGTATAAAATCATTAAATTCTCCCTTCTTCATACTTCTTTAGCGATTTGCGCATTGATGCAGCCTCAAGTCTTCATTTCCCAGCTCTATGCAAACCAGGATTATTTTACCCGTGGACTAGAGTCAAAGAAAAATGGCGATTGGCAAGGAGCACTCAAAATATGGTGGTCTGCTCACTATAAATTAGACAAATTGGGCAAAGTTGATCCTCGCATTGGTATAGCCTTCATTGAACTGGCGACCGAAATGAAGGCACAAGAATATTATAACAATGCCAGCGAGATTTATTTATGGGGATTTTCAAAGCCGGGCATGTTCGAATTTCCAAAAACTGTTAAGGAGGAGATCGATAGATTGTCGCCTTTGCTAGGTGAAGAGGCACAAGCAACCTGGCAGCAAACGGCCAAACAACAAAGCCTGGAAATCTGTTTTTATTTACGGAAGTTTTGGCTTGAAAAGGATTCCAGACCCGCAACGCGTGGCAATGAGCGTTTGATCGAACATTGGGTACGTATTGCCTATGCCCGAAAACATTTTGGTAAGAACCGTAATGGCGTTTATGGCTGCGATGCCAGGGGAACAATTTATGTGAAATATGGCCAACCGGGTAAGAAGCATAAGGGGATGCTGGGCTCTTCGTCAGCCAGCGAGCTTGAACTCATGCGATGGGTAGCCAATCTCCGTGCGAGGAGAAAGATTAAGACGGAAGATCTAAATCCGGAATATGAGATGTGGATTTATAATACGCTAGGAACGGAAGAACACAGTGTATTTCTTTTTGCAAATAGATTTGGAACTGGCAGTTTTGGACTGGTTGAAGGAGTTGAATCTCTTATTCCCAAGAAACAGTCCATTTATCAAATTATGTACTATGCAGAGTTATCTCTATTTAATCCAATATTTCGAGAACGTTATTTTGAGTTGGAAGAAATTTGGAACCACCAGCAAATGGCCAGGGAAAGAGGTCAGCCAAGCGGCCATTACATTCGTGTTTTACGCACTATATTTTATGCCAATAAAAATAATGACAGGATTAATCCTAATTATAAATTCGCTAATTTGGATAATTCGGATTACGAAGATCTGTTTGGTAAAATTGATATAATAACCCATAACATTCGTTTACTAGATCAAAAAAACCAACCAAGATTAGCAATTATCGCTCTTTCTTATCCAAAGTTTAAACCCAGGAAAGTATCGGCCAGGAGCAAAAAATCCCTAGAAATTCCGGATTACCATCTGAAACACGCTCTAATTATTCGGAATGAATCTTTGGAGGAAATCGACCGGGTCGAAGATCTCGTGCCAAAGGGAATGGATAATATTTCTGTGTTTATGGTAAACCATTTGCAAGCCAATAACCATTATTCTGTTTCTTCCGAGGCCATTGGTTATTACGCTGATTCTATAGCAGAAGGAGACCGTTTTTCTGAGGAGAAAAATAGACTTTATGCCATAGGTAAAACCTTCTTCAAAACCAGAAAACCGTTAGCCGCCAATCTTGATTCATTGGAATTAAGCGATTGGGTGCTGGGTGTAAACTTTCCATCGGAGAATTACAAATCTCATCTTCCCTTTCCTTTAGTGCCGGCTAAACAGGTATCTAAACAAGATCCTTTACAGGTTTACTGTGAAATTTATCACTTGCAAAAAGATGCCGGAGGGACTGCTCATTATACGCTTGAATTTGGTATTTCCAAATTGGATAAGAAAGGCAGGTTGGACAATAAGGCGGAAAAAGTTTCGGTAGTCTACAATTTTGATGTACCTGACCAAACAAGAAAAGAACATATCAGCATAGATCTTAAAAAATTAAAGCCCGGGTTGTATGAATTTTTTGGTAAGGTGACAGATAAGGTTTCGGGGCAGGAAAAGACCAGGAAAAAGAAAATAACAATTCTTAAATAA
- a CDS encoding VCBS repeat-containing protein, whose amino-acid sequence MKKNQFQLIFIISIFAITNQLSAQSVGYCWLNQAGGSNRDAGHGISLFGSSDILITGKLDQNVFINNYNSTSKLNWSMVFGNASSKSAGNDVATSDAHIFMVGSFQDTVAFGSFSLVSDSNSDDIFIVRLDGSGNVIWATRAGGSLEDIGTGIAVGNFGSDVFVTGWFRDLATFGKGEANQTELTSAGNKDIFVAKYDGNTGELVWAKRAGGPQSDNGQGITLDEFGNSFVTGQFDETRATFGPGENNETALTSRGDKDIFIAKYDPDGLLIWVKQAGGKGKDQGHGIARYIHEDDEEFGKTHLYVTGGFNDTGIFDNKSLISSGDRDVFVARYDDDGNLIWIQQAGSIGRDESRGIHVFRRRDPLGPQAVSVLITGDYVESMVFAKGLQNEHKFESNGGRDIFIAKYNQSGRLLWAKHSGSVEDDFGSAVTAAAFSYQDILGEENNLLNTFVTGSFRSTADFGTFQPTSSGDLDIFVTRIEDLGLPRNLTLEQVFDKKQGLSSFVKISWNQPLNASAPFFGLFGTSLAKKAQDVCEFPDGSQGTIPDIISITVKDQNGDLSDSSIVNVYSEPSPYGAEARLIPGSLVTEILQTGDEPQFQFSFELCIKFGNDDKVSVNIAINDDAGNLSPFREFGFDIAKSPDGQSINLTSLSNTEAFSIGDNLPGECGGSANLLSYNIYRKNEDTGEESLLTNVPVERTFFVDQSTDAGTEYLYRVTAVYANSESEHVGDIQTSGSPSPNKLFELITDGEVVLDGGNTVSNSWGDYDNDGLLDLFLTNSIGVDNILYHNNGDGSFSKMTSAQVGQIVNDAGNSFGSSWGDYNNDNKLDMFVANSFFGLGQTNFLYKNEGGNFTKITNGNVVTDNHDSNSGTWGDYDNDGNIDLFVANGSGVEQNNALYHNNGPPDYSFTLITQGEIVNDGGRSISGSWVDYDNDGDLDLFVANIGNNYLYQNNGDGSFTKILGIDIVNEDNRSMGGSWGDMDNDGDLDLFIPNDKGVNSFYKNLLAESGSATFEKIVTGEIVADAAASFGSSWGDYDNDGDLDIFVTNIDINYLYENVDGQGTFSKVSNGNNIINNVGNSNGCSWGDYNKDGFLDMFVANSFTVDQKNFLYMNNKSRGTNNNNWINLLLKGTVSNASAIGAKIKLKATINGTPLWQVRELSGLTGGGWGGQNSLNAVFGLGDATSIDSITVQWPSGIVETYENTAVNQFLQIEEDSSLTTVENQQLDIPVEYSLSQNYPNPFNPTTIIQYAIPEPQHVSLKIFDASGRLVQILVDRKKNSGNYLVDFDASRLANGVYFYRLKAGDFIQMRKMILLK is encoded by the coding sequence ATGAAAAAAAACCAATTCCAGTTGATTTTCATTATAAGTATTTTCGCTATTACAAATCAGCTTTCGGCACAAAGTGTCGGATATTGCTGGCTTAATCAAGCCGGTGGTTCCAACAGAGATGCCGGCCATGGAATTTCATTGTTTGGGTCCAGTGATATTCTTATAACCGGAAAACTCGATCAAAATGTTTTTATTAACAATTATAATTCAACAAGCAAGTTAAACTGGTCCATGGTTTTTGGCAATGCATCCAGTAAAAGTGCGGGAAATGACGTTGCTACTTCGGATGCTCACATTTTTATGGTGGGTTCGTTTCAAGACACGGTAGCATTTGGTTCTTTTTCACTGGTATCCGATTCAAACAGTGATGACATTTTCATAGTCCGATTAGATGGTTCGGGTAATGTCATATGGGCTACCCGTGCAGGTGGTTCTTTGGAAGATATAGGAACAGGTATTGCAGTTGGTAATTTTGGCTCAGATGTTTTTGTGACAGGATGGTTTAGGGATTTGGCAACTTTTGGTAAAGGTGAAGCAAACCAGACTGAATTGACCAGCGCCGGCAATAAAGATATTTTTGTGGCAAAGTATGATGGAAATACTGGAGAACTTGTGTGGGCAAAAAGAGCCGGCGGCCCACAAAGTGACAATGGCCAGGGCATCACTTTGGATGAATTTGGCAATAGCTTTGTAACCGGACAATTTGATGAAACCAGGGCAACTTTTGGCCCGGGTGAAAATAACGAAACTGCATTAACCAGCCGGGGAGATAAAGACATCTTTATTGCTAAATATGATCCGGATGGTTTATTAATTTGGGTTAAACAAGCTGGAGGAAAAGGCAAAGACCAGGGACATGGCATTGCAAGATATATACATGAAGATGACGAAGAATTTGGTAAAACTCATCTTTATGTGACCGGTGGTTTTAATGATACGGGAATTTTCGATAATAAATCGTTAATAAGTTCCGGGGACCGAGACGTTTTTGTCGCCAGGTATGATGATGATGGCAACTTAATTTGGATTCAACAAGCCGGGAGCATTGGCCGAGATGAGAGCCGGGGGATACATGTTTTCAGGCGAAGGGATCCTCTGGGACCTCAAGCTGTTTCTGTTTTGATCACGGGAGATTATGTAGAATCTATGGTGTTTGCAAAAGGGCTGCAAAATGAGCATAAATTTGAAAGTAACGGTGGCAGAGATATTTTTATTGCCAAGTACAATCAATCCGGACGATTACTTTGGGCTAAACACTCCGGGAGTGTCGAAGATGATTTTGGCAGTGCAGTAACAGCCGCAGCATTTTCGTATCAAGATATTCTAGGCGAAGAAAATAACTTGCTAAATACTTTTGTTACCGGAAGTTTTCGTTCCACGGCAGATTTTGGTACGTTCCAACCCACAAGCAGCGGTGACTTGGATATATTTGTCACTCGAATTGAAGATCTGGGTTTACCCAGGAACCTTACTTTGGAACAAGTATTCGATAAAAAACAAGGGCTTTCTTCTTTTGTCAAGATATCATGGAATCAACCGCTTAATGCATCTGCTCCATTTTTCGGTTTATTTGGGACTTCATTAGCAAAAAAAGCACAGGATGTATGCGAATTCCCGGATGGTTCGCAAGGAACAATACCTGACATAATATCCATTACTGTTAAAGATCAAAATGGGGATCTCTCCGATAGCTCAATCGTGAATGTATATTCCGAACCATCTCCATATGGAGCGGAAGCTCGCTTGATTCCCGGTTCATTGGTTACTGAAATTCTACAAACTGGAGATGAACCTCAATTTCAGTTTTCCTTCGAATTATGCATCAAGTTTGGAAACGATGACAAGGTTTCCGTAAACATTGCCATTAATGATGATGCCGGTAATTTAAGTCCGTTTAGGGAATTTGGTTTTGATATAGCAAAATCACCTGATGGTCAATCTATAAACCTGACAAGTCTAAGTAACACTGAAGCTTTTAGTATAGGCGATAATTTGCCGGGTGAATGCGGAGGCTCTGCCAATTTACTTTCTTACAATATTTATCGTAAAAATGAAGACACAGGTGAAGAGTCACTACTCACAAATGTACCTGTGGAAAGGACCTTCTTTGTGGATCAGTCTACTGATGCCGGGACGGAATATTTATACAGGGTAACCGCAGTTTATGCAAATAGTGAAAGCGAACATGTAGGAGATATACAGACATCCGGGAGTCCAAGCCCCAACAAACTATTTGAGTTGATTACGGATGGTGAAGTTGTCCTTGATGGCGGCAATACCGTTAGTAATAGCTGGGGCGATTACGATAATGATGGGCTTTTGGATTTGTTCCTTACCAATTCAATAGGTGTTGATAATATTTTATATCATAATAATGGTGATGGTTCTTTCTCCAAAATGACTTCTGCGCAAGTGGGTCAAATCGTCAACGATGCCGGTAATTCATTTGGCAGCTCCTGGGGTGATTATAACAACGACAACAAATTAGATATGTTTGTTGCAAATAGTTTCTTCGGATTAGGCCAAACGAATTTCTTATATAAAAATGAAGGAGGTAATTTTACTAAAATCACCAATGGCAATGTCGTAACCGATAATCACGATTCCAACAGCGGAACCTGGGGTGATTATGATAATGATGGGAATATTGATTTGTTTGTTGCAAATGGCAGTGGTGTGGAGCAGAACAATGCCTTGTATCATAACAATGGTCCACCGGATTATTCATTTACGCTGATAACGCAAGGAGAAATTGTCAATGATGGTGGGCGTTCCATTAGCGGATCGTGGGTAGATTATGACAACGATGGAGATTTAGACCTTTTTGTTGCCAATATAGGTAATAATTATCTATATCAAAATAATGGGGACGGAAGCTTTACAAAAATTCTGGGGATTGATATTGTCAATGAAGATAATCGTTCCATGGGCGGAAGCTGGGGTGATATGGATAACGATGGTGATTTGGACCTCTTTATACCCAATGATAAAGGAGTCAATTCCTTTTATAAAAACCTGTTAGCAGAAAGTGGATCGGCTACATTTGAAAAAATTGTCACCGGTGAAATAGTTGCCGACGCCGCGGCTTCTTTTGGCAGCAGTTGGGGTGATTATGACAACGATGGCGACCTGGATATCTTTGTAACCAATATTGATATAAATTACTTATACGAGAATGTTGATGGGCAGGGTACATTTAGTAAAGTCAGCAATGGCAACAATATTATAAACAATGTTGGCAATTCAAACGGATGCTCCTGGGGTGATTATAATAAGGATGGCTTTTTGGATATGTTCGTGGCCAACAGTTTTACTGTGGATCAAAAGAATTTCCTGTATATGAACAATAAAAGTCGCGGAACCAATAACAATAATTGGATTAATTTGCTTCTAAAAGGAACTGTTTCCAATGCCTCTGCTATCGGTGCTAAAATTAAATTAAAAGCCACTATCAATGGAACCCCGCTCTGGCAAGTACGTGAATTAAGCGGCTTAACCGGTGGAGGTTGGGGCGGCCAGAATAGCCTTAATGCTGTTTTCGGTTTGGGTGATGCAACTTCTATTGATTCCATTACGGTTCAATGGCCATCCGGGATTGTTGAAACGTATGAAAATACGGCAGTAAACCAATTTTTACAAATTGAAGAAGATAGCAGCTTAACGACTGTTGAGAATCAACAATTGGATATTCCTGTTGAATATAGCTTATCTCAAAACTATCCTAACCCTTTTAATCCTACTACAATCATTCAGTATGCGATTCCAGAGCCGCAACATGTCTCACTGAAAATTTTTGATGCTTCCGGCCGGTTGGTGCAAATTTTGGTTGATCGAAAGAAAAACAGTGGGAATTATTTGGTGGATTTTGATGCCTCCCGGCTTGCAAACGGTGTGTACTTTTACCGTCTAAAAGCCGGTGATTTCATTCAAATGAGAAAGATGATTTTATTGAAATAA